One Capsicum annuum cultivar UCD-10X-F1 chromosome 2, UCD10Xv1.1, whole genome shotgun sequence genomic window carries:
- the LOC107858483 gene encoding SRSF protein kinase 1: MSGSPSSSSASEDEDEGIDSYRKGGYHAVRIGDSFSGGRYIAQRKLGWGEFSTVWLAYDTRSSEYVALKIQKSAPQFAQAAVHEIEVLSAIADGDPSNSKYVVRLIDHFKHTGPNGQHSCMVLEFLGDSLLRLVKHIRYKGLELDKVREICKCILTGLDYLHRGLGIIHTDLKLENVLLLTTINATKDPIRSGTSPILERPEGIPNGGATMNIIEKKLKQRARRAAARISGRRASMGGVGGGAKTNRSLNGIDLRCKVVDFGNACWADKQFAQEIQTRQYRSPEVILLSGYSFSADMWSFACIAFELATGEMMFTPKGGQGFSEDEDHLAMMMELLGKIPRKIANGGARSKDYFDRYGDLKRIRRLKYGSLEKLLIDKYCFSEIDALEFAKFLCPLLDFEPENRPNAQQCLQHPWLSIKSLNQAEVKSESGMEKVNVGMRNLQMKAGK; encoded by the exons ATGTCAGgttcaccatcatcatcatcggcatcggaagatgaagatgaaggaATCGATTCATACAGAAAAGGTGGATATCATGCCGTTAGAATCGGTGATTCATTCTCCGGTGGTAGATATATCGCTCAGCGAAAACTCGGTTGGGGTGAATTCTCCACCGTTTGGCTCGCTTATGATACTCGATCATCC GAATACGTAGCCTTGAAGATTCAGAAAAGTGCGCCACAATTTGCTCAAGCTGCTGTTCACGAAATTGAAGTCCTTTCTGCTATTGCAGATGGTGATCCCTCTAATAGTAAATATGTCGTTAGACTTATTGACCATTTTAAGCATACAGGTCCAAATGGTCAGCATTCCTGCATGgtccttgaatttcttggtgaCAGCTTATTGCGCCTAGTCAAACATATTCGTTATAAAGGCCTTGAACTGGACAAAGTTCGGGAAATATGCAAGTGCATTCTAACCGGTCTAGATTATTTGCACAGGGGACTTGGAATTATTCATACAGACCTAAAACTTGAAAATGTTCTTTTACTTACCACGATTAATGCCACAAAGGATCCAATTAGATCGGGAACAAGTCCCATACTTGAAAGGCCTGAAGGGATTCCAAATGGAGGAGCAACGAtgaatattattgaaaaaaagttaaaacaaaGGGCAAGGAGGGCAGCTGCCAGGATATCTGGCAGACGAGCTTCAATGGGTGGGGTGGGAGGAGGTGCGAAAACAAATAGAAGTCTTAATGGGATCGACTTGAGGTGCAAGGTTGTGGATTTTGGAAATGCATGCTGGGCTGACAAGCAGTTTGCACAAGAAATTCAAACACGCCAGTATCGATCTCCAGAAGTTATACTTCTGTCTGGATATTCATTCTCTGCTGACATGTGGTCTTTTGCTTGTATTGCATTTGAGCTTGCCACTGGTGAAATGATGTTCACACCCAAAGGTGGACAAGGTTTCAGTGAAGATGAG GATCACCTTGCTATGATGATGGAGCTTCTAGGAAAGATACCTCGGAAG ATAGCCAATGGTGGGGCTCGATCTAAAGATTACTTTGATAGATATGGAGATTTGAAGAGGATCCGGAGACTGAAGTACGGGTCTTTAGAAAAATTACTTATTGACAAATACTGTTTTTCTGAAATTGATGCCCTTGAATTTGCCAAATTTCTTTGTCCGCTTCTTGATTTTGAGCCAGAGAATCGACCAAATGCGCAGCAGTGCCTGCAACACCCATGGCTCAGTATTAAAAGTCTAAACCAAGCAGAGGTTAAGAGTGAATCTGGTATGGAAAAGGTTAATGTCGGGATGAGAAACCTACAAATGAAGG